Part of the Streptococcus ilei genome is shown below.
GCTCCTGATGCAGGTGGTCTTTTCCTTTTAGGAAGAGCGATTGGTTTGAGTAGAGCAACTCAGTTAGCGATGACTGGTGAACCATTAGGTGCTGAAAAGGCTCTGGAATATGGAGTTGTTTATAAGGTTTCTGAAGTAGAAAAATTAGATAAGACTGCCAATCAACTTCTCATGAAGTTAAGACGTAGCTCAGACAATTCTTTTGCTGCGATTAAGGAGTTGGCATGGTCTAGTATGTTGATTGACTGGGATCGCTATGCCGAAATTGAGTTGAAGTTACAAAGAAATCTATCTCTAAAAGAAGACTTCAAAGAGGGAGTGATAGCCTATTCAGAGCGTCGGCGGCCAAAATTTCAAGGAAAATAAAAACGTAAAATTTCTATGTTTTTGTTGTTGAGGCTTGCTATTTGGTTTGAATTTTGATAAAATTCGATTATCAAAGTAATGAATAGGGGGTGTGGTTTTTGAATTTTCAACTAGTCAATGATTATCTTACATCCATTTTTAACAACGTATTAGTCATCGAAGAAACTAGTTTACGTAGCAGTCGATTTAATGATGTTTCTATCAAGGAAATGCACACAATTGATGTGATCGGCTCAACACCAAACGCAACTCCAAGTGATATTTCGCGTTCGTTAATGGTAACGTTAGGTACAGTCACTACCAGTTTAAATAATCTTGAACGAAAAGGTTATATTGAACGAACCAGGTCTGAAGTTGATCGTCGTGTTGTCCATTTGAGTTTGACAAAAAGAGGAAAGCTCTTGTATCGCCTTCACCAACAATTTCACAAGCGGATGGTCAATCAGATTATCGATGGGATGTCTCCAGATGAACGGAAAGTGATGCAAAAAGGTTTGCAGAACCTTTATCGTTTCTTGGAGGAGTTGAAATAATGACTTTTGCAAAAATAAGTCAAGTAGCCCATTATTCGCCTAGCCAAGTGATTTCCAATCAAGATCTTTCTGAACGGATGGATACCAGCGATGAGTGGATTGCAAGTCGGACAGGAATTCGGAAGCGACATATATCCAAGTC
Proteins encoded:
- the fabT gene encoding fatty acid biosynthesis transcriptional regulator FabT, giving the protein MNFQLVNDYLTSIFNNVLVIEETSLRSSRFNDVSIKEMHTIDVIGSTPNATPSDISRSLMVTLGTVTTSLNNLERKGYIERTRSEVDRRVVHLSLTKRGKLLYRLHQQFHKRMVNQIIDGMSPDERKVMQKGLQNLYRFLEELK